In Cicer arietinum cultivar CDC Frontier isolate Library 1 chromosome 7, Cicar.CDCFrontier_v2.0, whole genome shotgun sequence, a single window of DNA contains:
- the LOC140918756 gene encoding uncharacterized protein produces MCPPVDKVKTKGAPKKGKSKVSKRDKSTKRHPSWWEYVDASVRCSGTNACSTLTSNKVQQPRSSVKKLTPRPSVSKVQQPRVLIFKAWLSVEIYKFIDDIIDMGEDGNCGYRAVAALFGMNENSWAFIRQECVVELQEFMSITR; encoded by the coding sequence ATGTGTCCACCTGTTGACAAGGTTAAAACAAAGGGTGCACCTAAAAAAGGCAAAAGTAAGGTatcaaaaagagataaatcaacCAAGCGTCATCCATCTTGGTGGGAGTATGTGGATGCAAGTGTTCGATGCAGTGGCACAAATGCATGTAGTACTTTAACATCTAATAAAGTACAACAACCTCGATCATCAGTCAAAAAGCTCACACCTCGACCATCAGTCAGCAAGGTTCAACAACCGAGAGTTCTTATCTTCAAGGCTTGGTTGTCGGTTGAAATTTACAAATTCATAGATGACATTATTGACATGGGCGAGGATGGTAATTGTGGATATCGTGCAGTTGCAGCTTTATTTGGAATGAATGAGAACTCTTGGGCATTCATTCGTCAAGAGTGCGTGGTAGAACTTCAGGAATTTATGTCTATTACGAGATAA
- the LOC105851423 gene encoding uncharacterized protein produces the protein MCPPVDKVKTKGASKKGKSKVSKRDKSTKRHLSWWEYVDARVRCRGTNVCSTLTSNKVQQPRSSVKKLTPRPSVTKVQQLRVLIFKDWLPVEIYKFIDDIINMGEDGNCGYRAVAALLGMSENSGAFIHQECVVELQEIM, from the coding sequence ATGTGCCCACCTGTTGACAAGGTTAAAACAAAGGGTGCATCTAAAAAAGGCAAAAGTAAGGTatcaaaaagagataaatcaacCAAGCGTCATCTATCTTGGTGGGAGTATGTGGATGCACGTGTTCGATGCAGGGGCACAAATGTATGTAGTACTTTAACATCTAATAAAGTACAACAACCTCGATCATCAGTCAAAAAGCTCACACCTCGACCATCAGTCACCAAGGTTCAACAACTGAGAGTTCTTATCTTCAAGGATTGGTTGCCAGTTGAAATTTACAAATTCATAGATGACATTATTAACATGGGCGAGGATGGTAATTGTGGATATCGTGCAGTTGCAGCTTTACTTGGAATGAGTGAGAACTCTggggcattcattcatcaagagTGTGTGGTAGAACTTCAAGAAATTATGTAA